From Gimesia panareensis, the proteins below share one genomic window:
- a CDS encoding FHA domain-containing serine/threonine-protein kinase, translating to MSKPQDVPSFLDLLRESHLLSEEKFRAVIEEFELEAAEKPKEAAQRLVTGKVLTRYQGERLLAGRKRGFFIDDYKVLEVLGFGGMGSLYLAEKIETKEPVALKVLNDKCRNDAGMLTRLKLEASAGSRLEHPHIVRTIAYEGAGAICYIAMEFVKGISLLELVLLKQKSLPSPQVCDVIAQAALGLEEAHQAGIIHRDLKPENLIIDSKGYVKVLDFGLALLKDNPEAEFSLSMIFGHGCVGTPEYIAPEQSREGHAVDARADVYGLGGTMYFLLTGKLPFPTGTASQKIQAHREQTPRSIAEIAPAIPAEVVAIVEKMMAKDPDERFQSMAEVAAALEPYAERQPVEFRFNKVVSQRVQYAKARSAIAQSSIVKPQLSSRIATASHVAEQARQQQKSDGIERLTRGESDISKSGILRHAVPAESTNRMAQEASDTLVKDFQPIDLIDLDDKRRFPIFKQRVTLGRNPTCDIQIDRPGISGNHCEFHYENTGWVVTDLKSKNGTEVDGRRIQEQILFPGNTLSLAGSYHFRVASPNQYVQKNKSKPMLIAASVLAGICLIAGIGYWLLS from the coding sequence ATGTCGAAACCACAAGATGTCCCGTCATTTCTCGATTTACTGCGCGAGAGCCATCTGCTCTCAGAGGAGAAATTCCGCGCCGTGATCGAGGAATTCGAGCTCGAAGCGGCTGAAAAACCCAAGGAAGCCGCCCAGCGACTGGTCACCGGAAAAGTGCTGACCCGCTACCAGGGCGAACGCCTGCTCGCGGGCCGTAAACGTGGCTTTTTCATCGACGATTACAAAGTGCTCGAAGTCCTCGGCTTCGGCGGCATGGGCAGCCTGTATCTCGCGGAGAAGATCGAAACGAAAGAACCGGTCGCCCTCAAGGTACTCAACGACAAATGCCGCAACGATGCCGGGATGCTGACGCGACTCAAGCTGGAAGCTTCCGCAGGCTCACGTCTCGAGCATCCGCACATCGTCCGCACGATCGCCTATGAAGGCGCAGGGGCCATCTGTTATATCGCGATGGAATTCGTCAAAGGGATCAGCCTGCTGGAACTGGTCCTGCTCAAACAGAAGTCGCTCCCCTCCCCACAGGTCTGCGATGTCATCGCGCAGGCTGCCTTAGGTCTGGAAGAGGCACATCAGGCGGGCATTATCCACCGTGACCTCAAACCGGAAAACCTGATTATTGATTCCAAAGGCTACGTCAAAGTCCTCGACTTCGGCCTGGCTCTGCTCAAAGACAATCCCGAGGCGGAATTCTCCCTCTCCATGATTTTTGGTCACGGCTGTGTGGGGACGCCGGAATACATCGCCCCCGAACAGTCCCGCGAAGGGCATGCAGTCGATGCCCGCGCTGACGTCTACGGCCTGGGAGGCACGATGTACTTCCTGCTGACCGGGAAGCTCCCTTTTCCGACAGGGACCGCTTCCCAGAAAATTCAGGCCCATCGCGAACAGACTCCGCGATCCATCGCGGAAATCGCCCCCGCAATCCCTGCAGAGGTGGTTGCCATCGTCGAAAAAATGATGGCCAAAGATCCCGACGAACGCTTTCAGTCGATGGCGGAAGTCGCCGCTGCCCTGGAGCCCTACGCCGAACGCCAGCCAGTCGAATTCCGCTTCAACAAAGTCGTCTCCCAGCGGGTCCAGTATGCCAAAGCCCGCTCTGCAATCGCCCAGTCGAGCATCGTTAAACCACAGCTCTCCTCCCGTATCGCGACTGCCAGTCATGTCGCGGAACAGGCCCGACAACAACAGAAATCAGATGGCATCGAACGCCTGACCCGCGGCGAATCCGACATTTCCAAAAGTGGCATTCTCAGGCACGCAGTCCCCGCCGAATCGACGAACCGCATGGCACAGGAAGCTTCCGATACCCTGGTCAAAGATTTCCAGCCGATTGATCTGATCGATCTCGACGATAAACGCCGCTTCCCGATCTTCAAACAGCGGGTGACCCTCGGTCGCAATCCCACCTGCGACATCCAGATCGACCGCCCCGGCATCTCCGGAAACCATTGTGAGTTTCACTACGAAAATACAGGCTGGGTCGTGACCGATCTCAAGAGCAAGAACGGCACTGAAGTTGACGGCCGCCGGATCCAGGAACAGATCCTGTTTCCCGGCAATACGCTCTCCCTGGCGGGCAGCTATCACTTTCGCGTCGCCTCACCAAATCAATACGTTCAGAAAAACAAGAGCAAGCCGATGCTGATCGCCGCCTCCGTCCTGGCCGGTATCTGCCTCATCGCCGGCATCGGCTACTGGCTGCTGTCCTAG
- a CDS encoding c-type heme family protein: protein MLKMRNRGRFLLCCLLAGVCLTVVGFAGESGKKEPVCEKKVATEGTPDETQITPTVSQAREQARLLHDTLHSTLLIVHRKYYREDEKLPIPSSVLDDVFEDLQENRKIRFRWISVNAEAMNIDHEPKTEFEKRAAAAIADGKPEYEQVEKGIYRHVGRICLPSQCLKCHMPNRRSTATRFAGLIISLPVQTTPRPKTK from the coding sequence ATGCTGAAAATGAGAAATCGAGGTCGTTTCCTGCTGTGCTGCTTGCTGGCGGGTGTCTGTCTGACCGTGGTCGGGTTTGCCGGGGAGAGTGGAAAAAAAGAGCCGGTCTGTGAGAAGAAGGTAGCGACCGAAGGGACACCGGACGAGACACAAATCACGCCAACGGTCAGCCAGGCGCGGGAGCAGGCCCGGCTGCTGCATGATACGCTGCATTCCACCCTGTTGATTGTGCATCGCAAATATTATCGCGAGGACGAAAAACTGCCGATCCCCTCGAGCGTGCTGGATGACGTGTTTGAAGATCTGCAGGAGAATCGCAAAATCCGTTTCCGCTGGATTTCCGTCAATGCGGAGGCAATGAATATCGATCACGAACCGAAAACGGAATTCGAAAAACGGGCAGCAGCTGCGATTGCCGACGGGAAGCCGGAATACGAGCAGGTGGAAAAGGGAATCTATCGGCATGTGGGACGGATCTGTCTCCCTTCCCAGTGTCTGAAATGTCATATGCCCAACCGCCGCAGCACCGCGACCCGCTTTGCCGGACTGATCATTTCATTGCCCGTACAGACAACGCCCCGGCCGAAGACCAAATGA
- a CDS encoding metallophosphoesterase: MKLHTICVPMLLLTASVLPANAEGLPPAPNGTFSIAVIPDTQHYKGRGTNRKTQAEAPTTNPVFESITDCIVDELERQRIVFVSHVGDIVDINNDEQWALAQSCMNKLHGKVPYGISVGNHDMTGKTGNSALFQKYFPQSRFAEFDWYGGCYPGETGKPEVSGNNANSYQLFSARGMNFIIVHLECNAPDPVLDWASEVLKQHADRRAIITTHMDLGPREHPKAPRDYFDAPKGRMVWKKCHGANGNTSQQMWEKCFSKHKNLFLICCGDQSRTQALHQSVKGQHGNTVHELLSDYGAEGFRLMRFIPDQNKIEVRTWNPVKQKYCEQTKIVPARDQHQFTLDYPMTH; encoded by the coding sequence ATGAAGCTCCATACGATCTGCGTACCTATGTTGTTACTGACAGCCTCTGTTCTGCCTGCCAACGCGGAGGGACTTCCTCCGGCTCCGAACGGAACTTTCAGTATTGCGGTGATCCCCGATACCCAGCATTACAAGGGGCGTGGTACCAATCGTAAAACGCAGGCTGAAGCTCCCACCACGAACCCCGTTTTTGAATCGATCACTGACTGCATTGTCGACGAACTCGAGCGGCAGCGGATTGTCTTCGTCAGCCATGTCGGCGACATTGTGGACATCAACAACGACGAACAGTGGGCGCTCGCACAAAGCTGCATGAACAAGCTGCACGGTAAAGTTCCCTACGGGATCAGCGTCGGCAATCACGATATGACCGGGAAAACCGGAAATTCGGCCCTGTTCCAGAAATATTTTCCTCAGTCACGCTTTGCAGAATTTGACTGGTACGGCGGCTGTTATCCAGGCGAAACAGGGAAACCGGAAGTCTCCGGAAATAACGCCAACAGTTACCAGCTCTTCTCAGCGAGAGGCATGAACTTCATCATCGTGCACCTGGAATGCAACGCCCCCGATCCGGTGCTCGACTGGGCCAGTGAAGTGCTCAAGCAGCATGCCGATCGCAGAGCGATCATCACTACGCACATGGATCTGGGACCGCGCGAACATCCCAAAGCACCGCGTGACTACTTCGACGCTCCCAAAGGTCGCATGGTCTGGAAAAAGTGTCATGGTGCCAACGGAAATACCTCACAACAGATGTGGGAAAAATGTTTCAGCAAGCATAAAAACCTGTTTCTGATCTGCTGTGGTGATCAGAGTCGAACCCAGGCCCTGCACCAGAGTGTCAAAGGCCAACACGGCAACACGGTCCACGAACTGCTCTCCGACTACGGAGCCGAAGGTTTCCGCCTGATGCGGTTTATTCCCGACCAGAACAAAATCGAAGTCCGTACCTGGAACCCGGTCAAACAGAAGTACTGCGAACAGACAAAGATCGTCCCCGCCCGCGATCAGCATCAGTTCACTCTGGATTACCCGATGACCCACTGA
- a CDS encoding sodium:solute symporter family transporter gives MNVLLATSQSLPLLFAADETGPDAALISFMIYTVAVFVLAALSNRLLKSKSFLSEYFLGSRGLGVWAFALTFAATSSSGGSFTGFPSKIYSHGWILALWIGSYMVVPICTMGLIGKRLNQIARRSGSITVPDVIRDRFHSPLLGLMAVSLIVFFMSFNLVAQFKAGSLILQTLLDGVTIFERTADGLAQAVSDIPFLSDGVSPEYLLCLFVFGFAVIVYTTYGGFHAVVWTDVMQGIVMVIGVIIMLPLAISQAGGLEHTTKLMAKMTPPRYSAPDKGGITLTLDKPVAEDTRIEIGSWITDKPIADSKVPLLFRVTAAAEIPAGETSIDEVKVIQLTTLEDIERILGRREKENFLEGVSVSNIDLVQYAYGEEESQQGAYVVGPGPSPSSNNGFLPLSLAISFFFMWAISGTGQPANMVRLMAFRDTKTLQRSICTVAIYYTLIYFPLVVIFCCARVILPGMEGESDRIMPAMAVYLTENIGMGWLAGLLVAAPFAAVMSTVDSFLLLISSAWVRDVYQRNINPEASEKTIKLLSYLATFVVGTAAMVVAINPPQFLQDIIVYVGSGLAASFLAPIVYGLYWRRVNAIGAMGAMLGGFSLHLAMYVTGYFRNGSFFKPYQLFDFDPIIVGLFGSFICGFIVTKLTAPPPQELVEKFFYKEKAGS, from the coding sequence TTGAACGTTTTACTTGCTACCAGTCAGAGTCTACCACTACTGTTCGCTGCCGATGAGACCGGCCCCGATGCGGCGCTGATTTCATTCATGATCTATACGGTCGCTGTGTTTGTACTGGCGGCCCTTTCCAACCGGCTGCTCAAAAGCAAAAGCTTCCTCAGTGAATACTTCCTGGGAAGTCGGGGTCTGGGCGTCTGGGCGTTCGCTTTGACCTTTGCTGCCACCAGCAGTTCAGGCGGCAGTTTCACCGGATTTCCGTCCAAGATTTACTCGCATGGCTGGATTCTGGCACTCTGGATCGGCAGTTATATGGTCGTGCCGATCTGTACGATGGGTTTGATCGGGAAACGGCTCAACCAGATCGCGCGGCGCTCCGGTTCGATTACCGTGCCCGACGTGATTCGCGACCGGTTTCACAGTCCCCTGCTGGGGCTGATGGCGGTTTCGCTGATCGTGTTTTTCATGTCGTTTAATCTGGTCGCCCAGTTCAAAGCGGGCAGCCTGATTCTGCAGACACTGCTGGATGGCGTCACCATTTTTGAGCGCACCGCTGACGGACTGGCTCAGGCCGTTTCGGATATTCCTTTTCTTTCCGATGGCGTGAGCCCCGAGTATCTGCTTTGTCTGTTCGTGTTTGGGTTTGCCGTCATTGTTTATACGACCTATGGCGGTTTCCATGCGGTGGTCTGGACTGACGTGATGCAGGGGATCGTGATGGTGATCGGCGTGATCATCATGCTACCACTGGCTATTTCGCAGGCGGGTGGACTGGAGCATACCACGAAGCTGATGGCCAAGATGACGCCTCCCCGGTATTCCGCGCCTGATAAAGGGGGGATCACGCTCACGCTGGACAAGCCTGTCGCTGAGGACACGCGGATTGAAATAGGTAGCTGGATCACGGACAAACCGATTGCGGACTCGAAAGTTCCGCTGTTGTTCCGGGTGACTGCTGCTGCTGAAATTCCAGCCGGGGAAACGTCCATCGACGAAGTCAAGGTAATCCAGTTGACGACGCTGGAAGACATTGAACGCATTCTGGGACGACGAGAAAAGGAAAACTTCCTGGAGGGAGTGAGTGTCTCCAATATTGATCTGGTGCAATACGCTTATGGGGAAGAGGAGAGTCAGCAGGGAGCCTATGTGGTGGGTCCGGGACCGAGTCCGAGCAGCAACAATGGTTTTCTGCCTTTGAGTCTGGCGATTTCCTTCTTCTTCATGTGGGCGATTTCCGGAACGGGCCAGCCTGCGAACATGGTGCGCCTGATGGCATTCCGTGATACGAAAACGCTGCAACGTTCCATCTGTACCGTGGCGATTTATTACACATTGATTTATTTCCCGCTGGTGGTCATCTTCTGTTGTGCCCGGGTGATACTGCCCGGGATGGAAGGAGAATCCGACCGGATCATGCCGGCGATGGCCGTGTATCTGACCGAAAATATCGGGATGGGCTGGCTGGCAGGTCTATTGGTGGCGGCACCGTTTGCTGCTGTGATGTCAACCGTCGACAGCTTCCTGTTGCTGATTTCGTCTGCCTGGGTGCGTGACGTCTATCAGAGGAATATCAATCCTGAGGCCAGTGAGAAGACCATTAAACTGCTGAGTTATCTGGCGACATTCGTCGTCGGTACCGCAGCGATGGTCGTGGCGATTAACCCGCCCCAGTTCCTGCAGGACATTATTGTGTATGTGGGGAGTGGACTGGCGGCAAGCTTCCTGGCACCGATCGTCTATGGTCTGTACTGGCGGCGTGTGAATGCGATTGGTGCGATGGGAGCGATGCTGGGAGGGTTCAGTCTGCATCTGGCGATGTATGTCACTGGTTACTTCAGGAACGGCAGCTTTTTCAAACCTTACCAGCTGTTCGATTTCGATCCGATCATTGTGGGGCTGTTTGGTTCGTTCATCTGTGGATTCATTGTCACCAAGCTGACAGCGCCTCCACCACAGGAGCTGGTAGAAAAGTTTTTCTATAAAGAGAAAGCCGGTTCCTGA
- a CDS encoding amidohydrolase family protein: MEYIDAHSHVWTPDVKKYPLAPGYKVADMQPPSFTAEELQAQMMPVGVNRVVLIQMSFYGFDNSYMLDCMAKYPGMFSGVAVIDQKGDNPTPKMLALKKKGVRGFRIAPKTKKVDEWLDGACMEEMWTTGAKEGMAMCCLMNPNGLPALDKMCQKHRDTTVVIDHLARIGVTGKIEPDEVDALCKMAKHPNVYVKVSAFYALGKKQMPYHDLAPLIKKVYQAFGAKRLMWATDCPYQVQGPHTYKASIDLIKNGLPFLSDDDKSWILEKTAEKVFFQGI, encoded by the coding sequence ATGGAATATATCGACGCACATTCGCATGTCTGGACTCCTGATGTCAAAAAATATCCGCTGGCGCCCGGGTATAAGGTTGCCGATATGCAGCCGCCCAGTTTTACCGCGGAAGAGCTGCAGGCCCAGATGATGCCGGTGGGCGTGAACCGGGTCGTTTTGATCCAGATGTCCTTCTATGGTTTTGACAACAGCTATATGCTGGACTGCATGGCCAAATATCCGGGTATGTTTTCCGGCGTAGCCGTGATTGACCAGAAGGGCGACAACCCGACGCCGAAAATGCTGGCGCTCAAAAAGAAGGGAGTACGGGGTTTCCGGATTGCACCGAAGACGAAGAAGGTCGACGAATGGCTGGACGGCGCGTGCATGGAAGAGATGTGGACTACCGGAGCCAAAGAGGGGATGGCGATGTGCTGCCTGATGAATCCGAACGGGCTGCCTGCCTTGGATAAAATGTGTCAGAAGCATCGGGATACGACCGTGGTCATCGACCATCTGGCACGGATCGGTGTGACCGGCAAGATCGAGCCGGACGAAGTCGATGCGTTGTGTAAAATGGCCAAGCATCCAAATGTGTACGTCAAAGTTTCTGCCTTTTATGCTCTGGGTAAAAAGCAGATGCCCTACCATGATCTGGCGCCACTTATTAAAAAGGTATATCAGGCCTTTGGTGCCAAACGCCTGATGTGGGCGACTGACTGTCCTTACCAGGTACAGGGGCCACATACCTATAAAGCGTCGATCGATCTGATCAAGAACGGTCTGCCGTTCCTGTCGGACGACGACAAGTCATGGATTCTGGAAAAGACTGCCGAAAAGGTCTTCTTCCAGGGAATTTAA
- a CDS encoding D-TA family PLP-dependent enzyme: protein MDACYQIEDTSQIISPGMIIFKDLVEENLKQMIALVGNPDRLRPHCKTHKMREIIELELSLGIKKHKAATFAEAEMLAETGVKDICLAYNLVGPNIARAIEFRKRWPDVSFQVTADHPTPIEQLGAAMTEAGLEIEVLLDLNTGQNRTGIVPGDAAVELYQLIANTPGLIAAGLHVYDGQNHQVDFHEREVAVKEVWHHVSKLRDQLLLEGLKVPRIVAGATGSFPIFASFDDPAIEVCPGTCVFHDVGYGELFPDLKFKPAAMVLTRVISRPGPDRITFDLGYKAIASDPAMENRCRFPDLPDAKPVLQNEEHLVVISERAGEFQPGDELLAIPRHVCPTSALHKSVTVVSGGKVIGQWNVAARDRFISV from the coding sequence ATGGATGCATGCTATCAGATAGAGGATACCAGTCAGATTATCTCTCCCGGGATGATCATCTTTAAGGATCTCGTGGAAGAGAATTTAAAGCAGATGATTGCGCTGGTGGGGAATCCCGACCGGCTGCGACCGCATTGCAAAACGCACAAAATGCGGGAAATCATTGAGCTGGAACTCTCGCTGGGAATCAAAAAACATAAAGCAGCAACGTTCGCTGAAGCAGAGATGCTGGCGGAGACCGGCGTCAAGGACATCTGTCTGGCCTACAACCTGGTCGGGCCGAACATCGCGCGGGCGATTGAGTTTCGCAAACGCTGGCCGGATGTGTCGTTCCAGGTGACTGCCGACCATCCCACGCCCATCGAACAGCTGGGAGCGGCGATGACCGAGGCGGGGCTGGAAATTGAAGTCCTGCTCGATCTGAATACCGGACAGAACCGGACAGGGATTGTCCCTGGTGACGCGGCGGTGGAGCTTTATCAGCTGATCGCCAATACCCCGGGACTGATTGCCGCGGGATTACACGTCTATGATGGTCAGAATCACCAGGTCGACTTCCATGAACGGGAAGTTGCCGTCAAAGAGGTCTGGCATCATGTTTCGAAGCTGCGGGATCAACTGCTGCTGGAGGGACTGAAAGTGCCGCGGATCGTGGCGGGTGCTACCGGGTCGTTTCCAATCTTTGCCAGCTTTGACGACCCAGCGATCGAAGTCTGTCCGGGAACCTGCGTGTTCCACGATGTCGGGTACGGTGAACTGTTTCCCGATCTGAAATTCAAACCCGCGGCGATGGTACTGACGCGGGTCATCAGCCGGCCTGGTCCAGACCGGATTACCTTTGACCTGGGTTACAAAGCGATCGCTTCGGACCCCGCGATGGAAAACCGCTGTCGCTTCCCCGATCTGCCCGATGCAAAACCGGTGTTGCAGAACGAAGAGCACCTGGTAGTCATCAGTGAACGGGCAGGGGAGTTTCAACCCGGCGACGAACTGCTGGCGATTCCGCGGCACGTCTGTCCGACTTCCGCACTGCATAAATCGGTGACGGTAGTGAGTGGCGGAAAAGTGATCGGCCAGTGGAATGTGGCTGCCCGGGATCGCTTTATCAGCGTCTGA
- a CDS encoding RAD55 family ATPase — translation MSELRQQTGIPELDEMLSGGLMPGKLTVVLGATGIGKTQLGLQYARAGLAQEGETGILFDMATRGDSQSHQDYAERLFQWKLREQLVDEVFDLEQIWEREQARKDYQHLFRQSGRRVTRSDMELDEWKEWKLEFVKKLDAAIAYFYANFVHGVRRTVIDGIEPTERPSDSFQFHAFEYVYHQILRKEYDWVARDLFRAQFRSHQEQIEAHRYDCQQIGCLLLLTTHEVMLDDLIQRPIESGDVLSNANTIILMGKIREDNRMSRALHIAKHRGSAVDESLVPYEINETGLQLMR, via the coding sequence ATGTCTGAGTTGCGTCAACAAACGGGAATTCCGGAACTGGATGAAATGCTGTCGGGGGGATTAATGCCCGGCAAACTGACGGTGGTTCTGGGGGCAACCGGCATTGGCAAAACACAGCTGGGACTGCAGTACGCCCGGGCGGGGCTCGCCCAGGAAGGGGAGACCGGCATCCTGTTCGATATGGCGACCCGCGGCGATTCACAGAGTCATCAGGATTATGCAGAGCGGCTGTTTCAATGGAAACTGCGGGAGCAACTCGTGGACGAGGTTTTCGATCTGGAACAGATCTGGGAACGTGAGCAGGCCCGCAAGGATTATCAGCATCTGTTCCGCCAGAGCGGCCGCCGGGTCACCCGCAGCGATATGGAACTGGATGAGTGGAAGGAATGGAAGCTGGAATTCGTCAAAAAGCTGGACGCGGCGATCGCTTATTTTTATGCCAACTTTGTGCATGGGGTCCGGCGGACGGTGATCGACGGAATTGAACCGACCGAACGTCCCAGCGACTCCTTTCAGTTTCATGCCTTCGAATACGTCTATCACCAGATCCTGCGTAAAGAATATGACTGGGTGGCCCGCGATCTGTTTCGCGCCCAGTTTCGCAGTCATCAGGAACAGATCGAGGCGCATCGCTACGACTGCCAGCAGATCGGCTGCCTGCTGCTGTTGACGACGCATGAAGTGATGCTGGATGACCTGATCCAGCGTCCCATCGAAAGTGGAGACGTCCTGTCTAACGCGAATACGATTATCCTGATGGGTAAGATCCGCGAAGATAACCGGATGAGTCGTGCTCTGCATATTGCCAAGCACCGCGGCAGTGCCGTCGATGAATCACTGGTTCCCTACGAAATCAATGAGACCGGCCTGCAATTGATGCGTTAA